In Eubalaena glacialis isolate mEubGla1 chromosome 12, mEubGla1.1.hap2.+ XY, whole genome shotgun sequence, the sequence TTCTAAACACACTGATCTAATCCCAGCTAACCTCCCtcattctccctcccttctcttcaaCTGTTCCAgggtttttctaatttgttttggtttttaatgcaagaattaaagttaaattaaaattaaaatggaattaaaatttaaattaattaatggaCTTAATTcaagaatgaaaattaaagtgCACTCTGTCCTCTAGTCTACTGGTTTCTAAGTGTGGTCCCCaccagcatcacttgggaactgattacaaatgcaaattttggggccccaccccagacctactgaattcaTCCAAGAGATTCTGAGGCACAATAAACTTTTGGAACCAGTTCTTTAGTCCAGTGAttttcaaccctggctgcacactgAAATCACCTAGAAAACTTGGAGAAGTACCACTGTCTGGGTCCCATCCCCGAGGTTCCAATTTGATTGGTTTAGGACGTGGTTTGGGGTCTGGGAACTTTTGAAATTCCTCACATGATTGTAAGGAGAaaccagggctgagaaccatTGCTCCGGCCGCTTATGTCATCTGAGCCTTTACGGCCAAACGAAGTCGATCAAATCAACTATGTCTTGGAGTGGTGGGGGACTAGTCTTCCTCCCAAACAGAGATGTTGAGGGTAGTGTAAGTTTTTCTCCGTCTCTGTGACTCAGGTGGGGAGGACTGAGTTCCTCCTTCACCATTAGCCTTGGTTGGAGCTCAGCCCAGCCCTCACTCTTCTTTCCCTGCATCTCCACAGCCTTTTCTTGTTCTCCTTCCCCACCTAGCCTGTAGTTTTAGTCAGTTATGCTAATTGAGGCAGGGTGGGATAGGTACTTAATCAGTTTAGTCCAAGAAGACCACAGTGGAAAGAACATTATGTATAAAACGTATTGCTTGGAGGGATAGTGAGGGAGAGGCAAAGGTAGATGTGAAAAAAAGAGTAAGGTGTATGATTCTGGCCAAGTTTGGGTGGGGAGGTATTTTATTAAGGATTCCCAGATGGGGGTAGTAGGGGCTGAGGGCTGGAAAGCTGAAATTTGAGAAGGGCTgttggaggggaggtgggaggtgcaATAATAATTGATTGATATTATCCTAATATACCAATTAGATTCAGAATTGTAATTATCCTCATACTACTATTGCTTTTTGAGGCAACCAGAGTTCTGTGTCCCAAATTGACTCCACCTCTACCCCCAGAGCCAATTAAAACCTTTCTGTATACATCAGTCCACAACACAATTTGCAAGAGTGGGAGGGGTTAGCTGGGGGatgggaagaaggagggaaggaacttACACAGATGTGTGAGGGGGATGGGCACACCAAGATGCTTTCTTCTATCAATCCATAAGTAATACCAAACAATTGTTTCATTACTAAAAGACTAGTCAAAATGCAATACCTCTTCCTGAATaagtttaaagtattttaaaaactgggaTTAAAAAGATGTTTCCAACATGATAAGGAGTATGTTAAATAAATAGCCAACTTCACACGTCACCAAAGATACTAGATGATGTCACTTATTGGCAACAAATAGCACAATCTACAAGCAAGGCCCAGAGTTAAACAATCGAGGTGAATTATCAAATTTAATCCATATAACAATCCTAAAGGCTGGGTTTCTTATTAATCCCTCTTTACTaagtaggaaactgaggcatagagaagttGGATAACTTGTCCAAAATCACGTAACTGAAAGTTACAAAAATAGGATTTGAGCCCTGGGAAGCTGGCTCTGGTGGAAAGAAGGCTAGTGCTGCTGAAGAGGAGTGAGGGGAGAGTGTGGGGGAGGGCATCTGAGAGAATTTATTCCCCCTGACCTATTAATCCTTGCAGGGTTTAAGACAGGAATGACCTGATGGATAGTTTAAAAGAATCATTTTGGTGCCCGGGTGGAAGTGAACTATGGAAAGGCGGGGGTGGAGCAAGGAGGTTAGGAGGCTGTCACAACCGTCCAGATGGGATACGTGTGAGGTTTAGATTAGGGTTGTATCAATAGACATGCTAAGGAGTTGGATATGTGAAATATTTTGCTAAGGAAAAATACCGATTGGCAACAGGATGAGAATGTCACCCAGCCCCCATCATTTCCCCTGGGCCACAGTGATTcagataggaaaaaaagaaacaggccaATCATTGGCCACTGGCATTTTCCCTTAATgtttgatgaagaaaaaaatcactcaggTCCTTTAGCTGGGATGAAGGAAAGCTTAGAACTTAAATCCCCCTGAAGAAGAGACAGAAAGTCACTTAAAGCAAATGGTCCTTGAGAGAACCTGAAATATGCAGATTATAACACATACTGTTACCTCTAGTCCTAGGAAGCTGGGGCTGTCTTCTCTTTAGCACTCAAAGACATGAGAAGCCCAGGGACCTTCCCAGCTTTTCAAATTGCAGTTCTAACCTATTGGTGAGTTCTGAAATCAAATTAGTGTGTGAGACtagcattttttataataaaatataataaaagaaaattatagtgtATCACTCATCATAGGTATTGTCTCAGAAAACTTTTGTTTCAACAATACAAACACCTGTTAAGGTGGATTGGGGTGGTCCCCACCTAGGCCCAGTGTCAGAGAAGGGCAAGGAGACCCCTGAAATAAAATCATATGGATAAAAagggaataacaacaacaacaaaacaccacAACTGGGCTGTCCCTCATCTCCAATGGAGTTGGAAAGAAACAGGAGATGACAATTCTGTTAGGGAACTGTTGACCGAAACCGCTCGCACTGGCCAGGCACGATGAGTTGTCTCACCACAGGAGGTCCCGATAAAGAACATGGTGCTGCCACTGAAAACTAACCAAGAGAATtcgggaggggccaaaaggaAGGAGGAGACGCCATCCCGTAATattgtcctaccaacctcccagaatcctttgcGCTAGACTCCAGCTTGGCTGAGAGACACtggcgccaccaggaaggaccctgagtcagaccaaatatgggccaagcaagatgattggccagagacaaccggGAAACTAACCctattaccataaaacctgagactgcgagacgcgtggcagagcagttctcctgggttcccttaccctgcagCTCTCCGCCCAGCCACAGCCCCTTACCAATACAttgtcccctacatacgaacgagttccattccgagagcgcgttcgtaagtccaatttgtttgttaagtccaacaaagttagcctaggtacccaactaacacaatcggctatatagtaatGTACTGTAATAggcttataatacttttcacacaaataatacataaaaaacagacacacaaaataaagaaaacattttaatcctacagtacagtaccttgacaagtacagtagtacagtacaacagctggcatagaGGGGCTGGCATCTAGTGAACAGgccagaagagttactgactggaggagggagaggaggtgggagatggtagagctgaaggatcgttaGCAATAGAAGATGGAGGGCatgctgcaatttcactcacgcctgacattgactgcacaggttctggttccttgctggattcaattctatctaccctcttgaaaaaacaatccagtgatgtctggatagtagctctttttttctcgtcataTATGACACGGTAGTGCTGGATTACATTCTGATCGGCTGCTGCAAGCTTCATGTACCGTTCTACGTTCGGGTCCTATgactcaaaaactaacagtgcctcctcaactAAAGAAaattcccttgccatttcctgcgttgtgaatctctttggttcttcagttacttcttcttcctcttgtctctctttgtctcttctcTGGGCCTGCAGTTCCATCAGgacttcattagtaagctcctcgtgttgcacagcaagtTCCATCATTATCActtggtgcttcttagcagtaccaactacatcaccactgcttttacgcttgcttctggacaacttgggcttgaaataaagataccgtactactgtactctatacggtactgtacagtaaagtacacaaaagcatgaccacttgtagaggatgcacgtatgtgacaatgtatgccagacatgtgaactaacttacgtgattggacatgcgaacgcacattcgcatctttgaaagtttacaacttgaaggttcttatgtaggggacttactgtaaagtcttttgctttgtcagtacatgtgtctcctcaggcaattcatttctgagtgttagacaagagcccactcttgggccctggaaggggtccctctTCCTGCAACAATTCTTGGTCTCTTTGTAAAGGAAGTCAAAGTCAGAGTCCAGAACATGTCCCAACCCAGCATTCCTAGGACAGATGTCACCTTGGAAGTGGCTGacccagtaaaattttaaaaatacaacccgAAAGCCCCTGAATGGTTTGAAAAGGAGCCATCATGAGCATTTAAGACTGGGGTGTGGGAAACTGCAGTCTAGGACAGTGTGGGtgtgatggggggaggggcacaaaCTACAGATAGGTTGTGAGAGGATCCAGTGTTCCAAACAGTCGTTTCCCTCCTTACATAATTGATTCCAGAAGGTCCAGAATCTTAGAGAAACTGTTACTggaccaaacttgggtctgctcacccGTGTgtagtaaagccaatctactgacaacGAGTTGTGGTAGAGGAAAGTGCAACGTTaactgcagggcaccaagcaaggagtccaggacaGATACTCTCTGACTGACCCTATTGGCACCTTTTTGGCCATCATATATACAATACCACTTTGACAGCCACCCAATATGCCAATTATTGAACATTCTCATTAGGACAAACATGAATCACCACTAACTATATCTACCTCAGTGAAAGGTTCTTTGTctttcaagaaagtaaaaatgaaaaacagttcttTCCCAGTACATTTGTCTCTCTCATTTAAATTTCATGTCAAAATATCTCACTCTGGCATCTCATTCTTTTTCCCCAGACAGTTATCATTATCAGGAATTATACTATAGAAAAGGcatgaaataatgaaaaaggCATTGTTCCTATCCACAAAAtgtaataatttaatttataatctaAAACTCCCCATTGTATATACTACAGAATAAATGCACAGTGTAGTCTCTGATCATCACAGCTGTTTGGCTGAGAGATATAATTATCCCCAAgtaaagaaacactgaaaaactGAGGCTTTAAAGTGCTTAATAACACCCCCTACACCCCATAGTTATTTAGTTGCAAGGTCTACAAAATACAccctcaaatcaataaaaattgcTCAGCTACAAAGTCTGCAAAATTGTCTCTTCTTGGGTCATTCTGACGTTTCTCACATCAAAGATCTCATTCACCTCACAGGAAGGGATGAGTTCCTGATGGACAGATGGTTAGGGGGGCACCATTATCACATTCTCCGGGGAACTCAGGACTAAAGAACGGACACAAAGGCTCCAAACAGGAGAAATTACTGTGTATGTAGATGAGGGCATTATTGCTAACATCAAAAAACTTGATTTCTTCCAACTCAATATCTAGAAAAATTCCTACTTGGCTAAGGCCAGGGCTTGCAGGAATTCTGGTTTCTGGGATGGAGCAGGTATAGATTATTCCCGCCTTCATGCTGATGATCCAGAAGCCATGTTCAGAGGAAAAACCGCTCTTCCTCTTCCTGTCAACTGATTTTTTGCAGACCCCCAGAGCCCACTCATTCCCCTCTCCCACTTCTACCACCCAGTAATGACAGCCAGAGGAGAAGCACGGAGTGCCCAGGATACAAGCCCAGTATGCAAATCTCCGGGGATCTTCCATCAGGTTCTGGCAGATCTTCCCACACTGGACACTCCTTAGGTCATCAGAGAGGACAAGAAAGGGGTTGGCGGTGGCTGCATCCAGAGTTATGTCCTCCCAGAACTTCAGGTACTCATCATTCACATGCAGACCCTGCTCCAGTTGGGAACTGTGCTGTGCGATGAGAAGAATCAGTTCTCCAACTTGCCATTCCTCCAAAGGAGGATTCTCATTGATGCCTCGACATATGGGACAGATCAATTTCAGATCCTTTTGTTCTTCCATCCAAGTTTGCATGCAATGAAAGCAGAAAGTGTGGGCGCAGGAGAGAGCAATGGGGTTGAGGAAAACCTCCTGACAGACTGGACAGGCTGCCTCCTCTTGCAGACGGTTGGCCATGGCCCCTGAAGTTCACTCTGTAGCAGAACTGAGCTGAAGTGGCCCTTTATTAGCTTCTGGGAGCGATCGGGAGCCTTTAGTACCCGATCTGCTCTTCAATAGTCAGGATGTACCTAAAtccaatacaaaaattaaataatgtaaatctttctgtagtttagaCATGAAAGTGACACTAAGTCAACAGAGAATCATAGCAAAGGCACTGTCTGTGAGGAAAACTATCCAAAATTTAAGTGATCACAAGAAAGACAAATAGGACAGTTGGACATTGTCTTTTCATGGGGGACAGCTTACCTTGTCTGGAGACTTCCAGGTGAAGTCTTGTCTGCTCTGACCACAGCTTCTCCCCGTAGGAGCTGAGCCccactgggtcttttttttttttcccaactggGTCTTTAACAGGAACCAGGAGCACAGTCTTTACTCCCTAAACAGCATTACTTTGTAAGTCACTTGCAgttgaagaaaaagaa encodes:
- the RFPL4B gene encoding ret finger protein-like 4B: MANRLQEEAACPVCQEVFLNPIALSCAHTFCFHCMQTWMEEQKDLKLICPICRGINENPPLEEWQVGELILLIAQHSSQLEQGLHVNDEYLKFWEDITLDAATANPFLVLSDDLRSVQCGKICQNLMEDPRRFAYWACILGTPCFSSGCHYWVVEVGEGNEWALGVCKKSVDRKRKSGFSSEHGFWIISMKAGIIYTCSIPETRIPASPGLSQVGIFLDIELEEIKFFDVSNNALIYIHSNFSCLEPLCPFFSPEFPGECDNGAPLTICPSGTHPFL